The genomic window ACCTTAACAGAAAGGCAGGCCCGCATGATCGTCGTCACCACGCCGACGGGGCAGATTGGCCGCCGGGTCCTCGCCGGGCTGGCCGCGGCCGGGGAGCCGGTCCGCGCGGTCGCCCGCGACCGGGGGAGGCTGGAGGCGGGGCATCCCCCGGGCGGCATCGAGGTGGTCGAGGGGAGCCACGGCGAGCCCGCGATCGCGAGGAAGGCCCTGGACGGCGCCGAGGCCGTCTTCTGGTGCGTCCCGCCGGACCTCTCGGCCCCCGACGCGAGGGAGCATTACCTGCGATACGGCAGGGCGCTGGCCGACGCCCTGGCGGCCCCGGGCTCGACGGTCCGCCGGGTCGTCCTCGTGTCGAGCGGCGGCCGGGGGCGGGCGAAGGTCGGGGCCATCGCGGCGGTTCACGCCGTGGAGGAGCTGCTCGAGCGGACCGGGGTCCACCTGCGGTCGCTGCGGGCCGGGGCCTTCATGGAGAACATGCTCCACCAGCTCGAGCCGCTCCGGCACCAGGGGGCGTTCTATTACCCGATCGACGGCGACTTCGCGGTCCCCGTCTGCGCCACCCGCGACATCGGCGACATCGCCGTGGGCCTGCTCCGCGACCGGTCGTGGACGGGCCAGGCCGGCCCGGCCGTGCACGGGCCCGCCGACCTCTCGATGAA from Aquisphaera giovannonii includes these protein-coding regions:
- a CDS encoding NmrA family NAD(P)-binding protein, which encodes MIVVTTPTGQIGRRVLAGLAAAGEPVRAVARDRGRLEAGHPPGGIEVVEGSHGEPAIARKALDGAEAVFWCVPPDLSAPDAREHYLRYGRALADALAAPGSTVRRVVLVSSGGRGRAKVGAIAAVHAVEELLERTGVHLRSLRAGAFMENMLHQLEPLRHQGAFYYPIDGDFAVPVCATRDIGDIAVGLLRDRSWTGQAGPAVHGPADLSMNDLARIMTEVLGRPIRYQQVPEAAYEASLVEHGASEGFARSLVAMWREIAAGLHAADPRTPESTTPTTFEAWCREVLKPAIG